ACTAACCAGAGCGGTAAAGAGATGGTCATCAATAATGTTTCCTCGCTCATCCACCAGGATCAATCGCTCCGCATTGCCGTCCATCACCACACCTAAATCTGCCTGTTGCCTTACCACCTCTTCCGCCAGAGCAGGTATCTTTTCTTTAGCCTTTTGGAAGGAATACTCTTCCTCCCCGCCAAGTTTAAAACGGCTTATTTTACAGCCCAGTTGCTCCAGAACCGGTAATAAAACCGGCTCCAGATGGGGCGAGTGTGTGACTACCAGGTTTAAACCGGCCTCCCGAATAATTTCTGTCTCCACTTCATCCATAAGGTTGTCTCGATACAGGTCTAGAACGTGAGGCATATCCATTACCCTGCCTATGTCCGCAGCCTTAACCTGCCGGTAGTCCTCCCGCCAAAAGAGGTTTTCTATCTTCCTTTCCACCCCACGGTTGACGTTTATACCATTGTGGTCTACAAAATGGATCCAAACCTTTTCCCGGTCATCGGCGTCCGTCTTAAAATGAACACCTCCTTTGGCTCCCAGGGAACGGACTGCAAAACGGTTGACCGGCATAATAATCCGGCCTAAATCATATATATTTACTCCGGCGGATTGAACTCCAGCCATGAAGGCGCTCTTTAACATTTGCGTAGCCTCAAAAGCGTCGGCGCTAATTGCTACCTGGTCTTCTCTTCCCAAAACACTACCGTAAGCCGCTCCCAAGCGCGAACAAAACTCTGGTGCAATGTCCCGATTTACATATCCTGAAATTCCCTGCAGTCCAAAAAGATTTTTGCTTATACGGGTACCCCATACAAGACTATTTCTCACCGTAACTCCCTGTTCCACCGTCTTGTGTGGCCACAATTTAGCTCCCGGCTTAATTACACTGTTTTCCTGAATATGACAGTCGTCACCGATAGCTGTAGCTTCGTAAATACTGGCATTAACACCAACAGTTACCCGGTTGCAAATTGTCGTACCCCGCAGTGCGGCTCCTTTACCTATGTAACTGTTATTCCAGATGATGCTTCGTTTGACGGAGCTATTTTCCTCTAGGATGACATTATCTCCGATAACCGTATAAGGTTCAATTACCACCCCTTCCCCTATTTTGCAGCAATTTCCGATTATGATAGGTCCTTTAACCTGCGCCCCGGGACTGATTTCAGTACCCGTCCCCACCCATATTCCCTCTTTAAGCTGTTGTTCCCGCAATGCAACCTGAATTCTACCCTCCAAAATATCATGGTGAGCCTGCTGGTATTGTTGCAGGTTACCGATATCACACCAGTATCCCGGCATAAGAAATCCATAGAGGGGCTTGCCTTTTTCCAACAAAAGGGGGAACAGATTCTTGCTGAAATCGTACTTGGTTTTCTCCGGAATAAAATTAAGAACCTCCGGTTCCAGCACATAGATACCCGTATTTACCTGATCGCTGAACACTTCACCCCATCCCGGCTTCTCTAAAAAACGCCGGATACTTCCGTCTGGAGCAGTGATAACTACTCCGTATTCCAAGGGATTGGCTACCGTGGTTAGAACTAAAGTAGCCAGAGCACCTTTTCCCCGGTGAAACTTGACGGCTTCTGTTAAATTAAAATCGGTTAGAGCATCTCCACTAACCACCAAGAAGGTATCATCTAAGAATTCTTGGGCATTTTTAACACTGCCCGCCGTTCCGAGAGGAGTCTCCTCTACAAAATAATGGAGATTGACCCCGAAATCAGCCCCGTCTCCAAAGTAGTCTCGAATCGCTTCCGGCAAATATTGAAGGGTAACGCCAATTTCAGTTATACCGTGCTCTTTGAGCAACTCTATTGCATATTCCATTACCGGCCGGTTGGCCACCGGAACCATCGGCTTGGGACGATCGCAGGTCAGAGGACGCAAGCGAGAGCCCTCTCCACCGGCCATAATAATAGCTTTCATCACCAATCTCTCCTTCCCTGATACTGGTGTATAGATGCTACCCGCTGGTCTACCAGAGTATAGCGGGCATACTGGTGACGGTCGGAATTTTGGTGCAGCCATCGAGGGTTGAACAAGCGCATGGCATGATTAATTAGCCGGTTTAACGGCCGCGATTCATGCGGCCACCAATTACGTTCGTAGGCCTGACGAACTTCCCGGTAAACTTTAGCCGTAGCTTCTGCGATCCGCTGCCAGTTATAAACGGTTTTCACCTGTTGAAGGGCACGGCTCTTCAGACGCGCCGCTAAATTTTCATCGTGCAGGAGACGTAACACCTGGTCCGCCAGAGAATCGGCATTACCCGGCAGCGCTTTTAAACCGTTAACTTCGTGTTCCACAATCTCAGATAAACCGCCGGTGTCAGATACCACAACCGGAGTACCGGCAGCCATGCCTTCCAGTGCCACAATACCGAAGGGTTCGTAAAGACTGGGAAAGACAGCAATGCTGGCCACATCATACAGCCGGTTACGGGTTTCATCGTCAATATAACCGGCGAAATATACTTTATGCTCTATGCCGAGAGCTCCAGCCGTATATTTCAGATGAGCCTCCATGGGTCCCGTGCCTGCAATTACAAATTTAGTTTGCGGAAAGGAACGCAAAACACGAGGCACGGCTTCTAAAAGAACCTGCACTCCTTTTTCCCTTACCAACCTGCCGACGAAAAATACAATCTTTTCTTCCGGCCTGGCGTACCTTTCCCGAAAACCGGGTACTGGAGTGACCATCTTGAATCTTTCGGGGTTAACTCCGTTGGGGATAACTTCAATTTTATCCAGCGGTAATTGGAAAAGGTGGTGTACTTCCTGTTTCATGTGCTGGCTACAGACAATTACTTTCCAGGCTTCGTAGGTAAGCCACCACTCCACGCTACTTATGAATCGCTGGACATCATTATGTAAACCATGGTTCCGCCCGGCTTCCGTGGCGTGGATAGTAGCTACCAGCGGCAACCGGTAAGCATGTTTCAGGGCACGGGCCACATAGGCTACCAGCCAGTCATGGGCGTGAATCAGGTCGAATTCCTTGGCCTGAAGAAGATTAATTGCGTATTCCAACAGGGTGATGTTAAATTGGAGGCTCCAGGTTATAAAGTCGGGAGTGGACAGTTGATATGGTACTGCGCGGTGGATATAAACTCCGTTGATTTCCTCGGAAGTAGGAAGGTGCGGTTCTCCACAGGTTAACACGTGTACTTCCCACTGATCTTGAGGTATGGCAGCCGCCAGATCTTCCACATGCCGGGCTAATCCACCCACACTTTTAGGCGGATACTCCCAGGTTAACATCAATACCCGCAAATCCTTCAGCCTCCCGTCTCTTTTGCTTGAACTATTCCGTCAAACGCTAAACTCAAGCGGACAAAAATATTTTTCCTATTTCCCCCTTCTTTTATGCTTTAACGATTTCTAACCGGAATAAAAGTGGCTGTTTAAGATCATGCTAATGGAAGAAACTCACCCTTGGCTCAAAATTAACGGAGGTATGAACATGCCAGAATTGCGTAAGGACCCGGTAACTGGTACCTGGGTCGTAATTGCGACTGAAAGAGCAAAACGACCTTCCGACTTTGTCAAATCTGGTGAGAAAGAAACAGATACAAAAAAAGGGGGCTTTTGTCCCTTTTGCCCGGGAAATGAAAAAAGCACCCCTCCGGAGGTTTTCGCCTTCCGGGAAGAAGGTACCAATCCCGATGAGGAAGGTTGGTCGGTACGGGTGGTTCCCAACAAGTTCGCCGCCCTTGAACCGGGGGTAGCACCGGAACGTCATGAAGACTCATTACACGAAACTATGAACGGCGTCGGAGCCCACGAAGTAATCATTGAAACCCCTGAGCATGAGGCTGCCTTTCCGGAACTTTCCCTGGAACAAATGGTCCGGGTAGTTGAGGCATGGAAAGAACGCTATCAGGCACTCTCAACTGACAAAAAGATCCGTTATACGCAAATTTTCCGCAACCACGGCCCGGAGGCCGGAGCCTCTTTAGAACATCCGCACAGCCAGCTTATTGCTACTCCAGTGGTTCCCAAAACCATACTTGAAGAATTGGAAGGAGTGCATAAATACGATACCAATTTCGGTAAATGCATCTACTGCGAACTTTTAAACCGGGAACTCCTAGAGGAAACAAGGATTGTTTACGCCTCCGCCCATTTTGTTGCTTTCTGCCCCTACGCTTCCCGGTTCCCTTTTGAAATTTGGATAATTCCCCGTCAGCATCAAGAGGAATTTGGTGAAATTTCTTCGGCCCAGATAGAAGGCCTGGCCGGGATTCTGAAAGAGATCACCGGCCGTCTTCGGAACACGCTCCAGGATCCCCCATATAATCTGGTCCTTCACACCGCTCCTTACGGGAGTGACAAGATGTATCACTGGCATATAGAAATTCTACCTCGTTTAACTAAAGTGGCCGGTTTCGAATGGGGGACCGGATTCTATATAAACCCTACCACGCCCGAGTCTAGCGCGGAAAACCTGCGATAAGGAGGTTTAATCCATGGGTAAAAAACACCTTAACATCCTTTTTGTCGCTTCCGAAGTAGCTCCTTTTGCCAAAACCGGAGGGCTGGCCGATGTCGCTGGTTCGTTGCCGAAAGCCCTGGCGGCCCATGGCCATGATGTACGGGTTGTACTTCCCCGCTATAAACAAATAAATGACGTTCCGTACCTCACTGACTTTCCCGTAGAAATGGACGGCCATTTGGAAACTGCGATTGTTCGCCAAGCTTCTATGGAAACCCGGGTGCAACAGCAGAAAAAGTCTATACCGGTTTATCTAATAGATAATTACCAGTACTTTTACCGCGACGGCCTCTACGGGCATCCGGATGATGCCGCCCGCTTCAACTTCTTCTGTAAAGCCGTACTTTCTATGCTACCCCGCATTGATTTTAAGCCCGATGTCATTCACTGCAATGACTGGCAGACAGGACCGATCCCCCTTTTTTTGAAAATTAAGTTTAAAGAGGATCCTTTTTACCAAAAAATAGCCACCCTGTTCACCATTCACAACCTGCAGTATCAGGGACGTTTTGATCGCGAAGCCCTGAAGATAATGGCTCTGGGAGACGAATTTTTTACTCCCGAGCAGTTGGAATTTTACGGCCAGGTTAATTATATGAAAGCGGGAATTCTGTACGCCGACGTTTTAAACACGGTCAGCCCCAAATACGCTCTGGAAATTCAAACCCCGGAAATGGGAGAAGGACTGGATGGCCTTTTGCGCAAGAGAGGGCAGGACCTCTACGGTATTATAAACGGTATTGATTACGACGTTTTTGACCCGAAAACCGACCCGCGGATCGCCGTAAACTACGATGCGGATACTTTACATTTGAAGAAAAAGAACAAAGAGGCCCTGCAGAGAGAGCTAAACCTGCCGGTAGAAGATATACCAGTGATATCCGTTATTTCCCGTCTGGTTAATCAAAAAGGTTTGGATCTAATTGCTCCCATAATAGACGAGCTGATGCACAAGAACCTCCAGTTGGTAATCTTGGGCAGCGGGGAGGATTACTACCAACAGCTTTTCTCTTCCTTGCAGGTTAAGTACCGCCATAAAATGGCCGTCAAAATCGGCTTTGATCCCGATCTTGCACAGAGAATCTATGCCGGTTCGGATATGTTTCTTATGCCTTCTCGTTTTGAACCGTGCGGGCTGGGACAGCTCATCAGCCTGCGCTACGGAACCATCCCCATAGTACGTTCTACCGGCGGGCTGGAGGATACCATTACCGACATTCATAAAGATCCCGTTAATGGAAACGGCTTCTCTTTTGCACCTTACACCCCTGAAGCTTTAAAGGACACTATTTTCCGCGCCCTGGAGGCCTACTACCACCAGCCGGGGGTATGGAAGGAACTGATGGCCAACGCCATGCGAGCCAATTACTCCTGGTCCCAGTCGGCGTTGAAGTACCTCGACCTCTACACCCGGGCCATGAGCAAAGCCAAGGCAACCCTGTTCAAGGCCGTCTAACCCGCCACTCAGCAGTTGTACTATCCCCGGTGAGGCTGGGTGATGTAGGCGTAAGGCGACATTAGTTCGAGGCGCCTACAAAAAAATCTGCCCCGTTCCGATTAGGGCAGATTGCCTTCGTGAATTTCAAAACTCCAGTTCCGGCCGTTATTGTTATCCCAGTTGTAGGCACTATCTCTGAAACAGAAGTTCAGGCGGTCTCCGCTTTTTACCTTGAATTTCTTCACCCAACCCCTTTCGGTTCGTTCCATGCGATAGTCATTTATGTCATACCAGCGATCGGCCGGCCCAAAACCGCAGTGAAGCCAGACCTGGTCGGCCCCGGATTGGGCAAGTAGCCCGTAATAGAGAACGGTGATCTCTTCCCCCGCCGTAATCGGTAGCGGGTCTACCGCCACTCCATCGGGATAGTTAGCTTCCCGCATACTCCATAGCTTGTTTTCCAAGTCTCCGTACCGAGTGTATTTCCTGTCCGTCACCGGTAAAACCTCCTGGTCTTGATTTTAATTCTAACTATATTATGAGGAAAAAGCATTATTGTATGTTAGGAAACTAATAGAAAAATTTATGTATCAAATAATAGAAGCCGTTGACCTGCAACTTCGTCAACGGCCTCTCTTGCTGTAACATAGTAAACCAGTGAATAATCCGACTTACTCTTTTAATCTCGGGTCCAGAGCATCCCTTAATCCATCCCCTAAAAGGTTGAAGCCTAAGACGGTAAGCATGATAGCCAGACCGGGGAAAACTGTTGCCCAAGGCGCGTTCCGAATGAACTGACGGGCATTGGCAAGCATGAAACCCCATTCGGGCTGAGGAGGTCTGGCTCCCAGCCCGAGGAAACTAAGACCTGCCGCTTCCAGGATAGCGGTACCTATGCCCATGGTTGTCTGCACAATGATAGGTGCTATACAGTTAGGCAACACGTGCTTGAAAATTATGCGAAAATCGTTGGCACCGATGGCTTTGGCTGCCTCCACATATTCCGTGGCCTTTACGGAAAGCACCGATGAACGTACTATCCTGGCGTAGGTGGGGATGTATACAATACCGATAGCCACCATGGCGTTTTGGAGACTAGGCCCCAATACGGCGGTAATAGCAATGGCCAGGAGTATGCTGGGAAAGGCCATCATAATATCAATTAGACGCATAACTACAAGGTCAATCCATCCGCCGTAATACCCGGCAACAGCTCCCACCAAAGTACCAATGCTCATAGCAATACCAACGGAAATTATCCCAACTTGGATGGAAATGCGAGCCCCGAAAATAATACGGCTTAAAATATCCCGACCCAATGAGTCCGTTCCCAACCAGTGTTCCGCACTAGGTGGCTTTAAACGATCCACCAGCTTGCCATCTTCGGTGGGGTGGTAAGGTGCCAGGTAGGGAGCGAACATAGCAACAAAAATCAAAGCAAATACGATAAAGGCCCCTACCATGGCCGACTTGCGGGCCACTATGCGTCGTAACGTTTCCAACCAGAGACTGCTTTTAGTTGCCTTATCCTTCACCTCTGTTTGAGTTTCCAATTGTAAGTTCATGTTTTGCATGTGGCGCCTCCTAGTCAAACTTAATTCGCGGATCTAAAAAGGTATAAAGAATGTCGGTCGCCAAATTGACCAAAACAAAAACCACTGCTATTACGAGAATTCCTCCCTGAACCGCAGGAAAATCCCTGGCCATGATGGCGTTGTACATGTACCTGCCGACGCCCGGCCAGGAAAAAATGGTCTCCGTCATAACTGCACCGCCCAGTAAAATCCCAAATTGCAGTCCCATCACCGTGATTACCGGTAGAAGCGCATTCTTTAAAGCATGCTTGAATATCACGAGGTTCTCCTTTAAACCTTTAGCCCTAGCTGTTCTGATGTAATCCTGTCTCATTACTTCCAGCATGCTTGACCGGGTCATACGGGCAATAATGGCCATGGGAATGGTCCCCAGAGCAATAGCCGGTAAAACCAGGTGCCAGAGGCCGTCTTTTAATGCCTGCATATCGCCGGCCAGCAGGCTATCAATAACCACAAAATTGGTAACTACAGGAATGTCCACCGTATGACTTAATCTGGCGGAGGGCGGAAACCATCCCAGTAGATTGGAAAAAATCCAAATCAACATCAGTGCCAGCCAAAATATGGGCATGGAAACCCCTACCAGAGCTCCGGTCATGCTGAGGTTATCAAACCAGGAATACTGTTTTACGGCGGAAATCACTCCCGCAGCCACCCCGATCACAATGGCTATCAACATGGCCGCAATGGTCAGTTCAATGGTCGCCGGAAATCTTTCGGCAAGTTCGGCGGCAACGGGTTCGTGGCTGATCACAGATCGCCCCAGATCTCCCCTCAGCACATTCCGGGCAAATCTAAAATACTGTATGTATAACGGGTCGTTAAGTCCCAATTCCTCTCTCAATTTTTCCAGTGCTTCCGGCGTAGCTCTTTCACCCAGGATAACCTGCGCCGGGTCGCCGGGGATCAGATGGATAAGTAAAAAAGCGATAATAGATACTCCGACCAGTACCGGTATTAACATTAATAAACGTTTTGCGATGTACGTCAGCATGGCGTGCCCTCCATCAAGGAGCTAAATCATTTCAGAATGCGGGGAAGCCAAACGGCTTCCCCGAAAGTCGTTTAGTATCTGCCTATCAAACATAGTTCTTACTGTATATCAATATCAATAAAACTTTCAGAACCAGTAGCATGAGGTACCCAACCGGTAACATTCTTTCTAGCAGCCAGTACGGGAGTGGAATGTACCAGAGGTACCCAGGGGGCGTCTTCATGGATGTAAACCTGTGCTTCTTCATAAAGTTCGGCGCGCTTGGACTGGTCCATTTCCATTTGGGCTTCTACCAGGAGGTCATGAACCTTATCGTTCTTATAGAAGGCCACGTTGCTGGCAGCACCTTTAACCGCATTGTTCTTATCAAGCAATACATAAAGGAAGTTATCCGGGTCGCCGTTATCCCCCGTCCAGCCAAGTAAATAAAGGTCGTGTTCTCCTTTTTCTCCTTTTTCCAGATAAGTTGCCCAGTCATAGGTAACGATTTCCGCTTTGATACCTACAGCAGCCAAATCCTGCTGGATAGCCTGGGCAATTTCCATAGGTTGGGGCATATAGGGACGGGCTACCGGCATGGCCCACAGGGTGGTCTCGAACCCATCGGGATAACCTGCCTCAGCCAACAAAGCTTTAGCTTTGGCCGGGTCATATTCGTAATCTTCTATGTCATCATTGTATCCCCATAAACTGGGAGGCATCGGGTTTTTGGCTGGCTTTGCAAACCCGGCGTAGAAAGCCTCGATAAGAGCCTCTTTGTTGATGGCATGGTTGATGGCTCTTCTTACTAATACGTTATCGAAAGGTGTTTTTTCCGTATTCATGGCCAAATAACCGACATTCATACTCGGCCTCAGTAGCAGCTGCAAGTCGGGATTTTCTTTAATTCTGGCTGCATCATCCGGGTTGACGCCAATCATGGCATCAATGGTTCCAGCTTCCAGTTCCATTAATCTCGCGGTGTTATCAGGAATGGTGCGGAATATTACTTTGTCTAACTTGGGTTCGGGGCCCCAGTATTCTTCGTTCTTCACCAGAACAATTCTATCATCCTTCTTCCATTCCACAAACTTAAAGGGGCCAGTACCCACCGGATGTTTAAAGTAATCCTCACCATATTTCTTGATGGCTTCCGGGCTGGCAATGGCAAAAGCGGGCATAGCCAGATTTTGAATGAAGGGAGCAAGAGGTTTCTCCAAGGCAATCTTTACGGTATATTCGTCAACAACTTCCACTGAGGAAATTATCCCGGGAAATCCTCCGAACATATACATGTAATATTCAAAGTCGCCGTGGTGATACGGGTTATTTTCATCCATCCACCGGTCAAAATTAAATTTTACCGCTTCAGCGTTAAAAGGCGTACCGTCGTGGAACTTCACGCCCTTACGCAGTTTAAATGTCCATTCCAGACCGTCCTTAGATACTTCCCATTCTTCGGCCAGGCCAGGAACTACCTTAGTAGATTCTTTGTCATATTTCACCAAAGTATCGTATATCTGTTGGGTTACATAGATAGATTCTCCATCGGTAACATTAGCAGGGTCAAGCCCCACCGAGTCCCCACCTCGGCCAAAGACGAAAACCTTTTCTGCCGAAGCTTCAGATTGCTTGTCCCCCGACTCGTTATTAACGGCAGACTTTTCGCTTGTGCCGCAGCCTGCCAAAACAAGGCTCAAGACTAACATTACAACTACTATCCAAGCGATCTTTTTCATAACAAGAGTTGACCTCCTTATTCTCAATTTAAGTTATATGCAAGTTGTGTTCTGTTCGAAAAACCAGCTATCACCTCCCCGTAGAAAAGAACAATTTAAAACAGGTGACAGGCTACCTGGTGTCCATCCCCCACTTCCTTAAAAGTCGGCACCTCACGCCGGCAAATCTCCATTGCATATTTGCACCTAGTATGAAAATTGCATCCTGAAGGCGGATTAATGGGACTGGGTACATCCCCTTCCAGAATAATCCGCTCTTTTTTTACCGTCGGATCAGGTATTGGTATGGCGGAAAGCAACGCCTTGGTATAAGGGTGGTGGGCATTGCGATACAGTTCCTTATCCGAAGCTACTTCCACAATGCGGCCGAGGTACATTACCGCCACCCGCCTGGAAATATGCTTAACCACACTTAAATCATGGGCAATAAAAACATAGGTCAAACCGAATTCCTGCTGTAAATCTTCCAGCAGATTAATCACTTGAGCTTGGATAGAGACATCCAGCGCGGAAACCGGCTCATCACAAATTATCAGCTTGGGATTTACAGCTAGCGCCCTGGCAATGCCAATGCGCTGTCGCTGTCCGCCCGAAAATTCGTGGGGATAACGGTCTGCATGATACTTCATTAACCCTACGGTATCCAATAATTTCAATACTCGCTTTCTGGCTTCGGAGCCTTTAGCAATTCCGTGAAGGAGCATGGGCTCCGCAATAATCTCACCCACGGTCATGCGAGGATTAAGAGACGCATACGGATCCTGAAAAATTATCTGCATCTCTTTGCGCATACGCCGCATCTCCGCCGGTTTTAAATTTCTTATGTTTTTCCCTTGAAAGTAAATATCTCCGGAGGTAGGTTCAATGAGCCGCAGAATACAGCGCCCGGTGGTGGATTTTCCGCAACCGGATTCTCCTACCAGCCCTAAGGTCTCGCCTTTATGTACCGTAAATGAAACTCCGTCAACAGCTTTAACTACCCCCACCTGCCGGGAAAATATACCTTTGGTAATGGGGAAATATTTTTTCAGTTTCCTTACTTCCAGTAATACCTCGCTCATGCAATTCCTCCAATTTTAATATAGGTGGCAGGCTACTCTGTGCCCGGGAGCCAGTTCCTTGGCAACCGGGCGCATTCTGTGGCAAATAGCTTTACTGTAATCACACCTATTCACAAAGGGACAGCACTCTTTCATATTTTTTAAATCAGGGGGCATGCCTCTGATGGGTTTCAGTCTCTGTTTTTCATCATCATATAATTGGGGAATGGACTGTAATAACCCCCATGTATACGGGTGTTTGGGATTGCCAAAAAGTGTTTTTACGTCGGTAAACTCCACCGGAGTCCCCGCATACATTACCAGTACTTGTTCACACAACTCCGCTACCACACCCAGATCGTGAGTAATCATAATAATAGCTGTCCCGTAGTTTTTCTTCAGATTGCGCATCAAATCTAAAATTTGCGCCTGAATGGTAACATCAAGTGCCGTAGTTGGTTCATCAGCAATCAAAAGTTTGGGATTACATGCTATGGCCATGGCTATCATCGCCCGCTGTCTCATACCCCCACTAAATTGGTGGGGATAATGTTTTACCCTGGAACGGGCTTCGGGAATACCAACCTTTTCCAGTAGCTCCACTGCCTCCGCCCAGGCTTCTTTCTTTTTCATCTTCCTGTGGTAAACCAGAGCTTCTACTATTTGTTCTCCCACCGTAAGCACAGGGTTGAGAGAGGTCATGGGATCCTGAAATATCATAGATATTTCATTTCCCCGAATTTTGCGCATTTCTTCCTCGGATAAACGGAGAATGTCTCTACCATTAAAATAGATTCGCCCGTCCACTATTTTACCGGGGGGCGTAGGAACCAAACGCATAATAGACAGGGCGGTGATGGATTTTCCTGAACCGGATTCTCCTACGATACCCATTGTTTGACCCGGTTTCAGGGAAAAATTCACCCCATCCACTGCTTTAACAATTCCTTCTTTGGTGAAAAAATGGGTTTTCAAATTGACTACTTCTAACAGTTCAGCCATGTTGCCACTCCTGTAACGATGTATATATAGACATAAGCAATTCGCTACCGGTTGCAATTCTCCTATTTTCTCTCTTTTTTCTGAAAAAAAATAACGGCAAAATGCCGTATTTTAAAGTATTAAGGTTGGATTTCATGGATTAGCGATTTATCTTTAACCGGTATCTGTTCTTGGGCCTGCCCACCTTACCATAATCACATTCGGTCTCCACTTTGCCTTCCTGCACCATATACATCATGTATCGGTGGACAGTTTGGTAAGCCAAGCCGACTTCCTTAGTGATTTCCTCTAGAGTGGCAGGCTCTTTCCGGTTGGCAAGATAATTAATAATTAAATTCATGGTAGCGGTTCTGATACCTTTGGTCACATAGGTATCTTCCTGCATTTTAGCCCTGCTTCTCTGCAGGTCGCCTACTTGCAGATTTACCTTTAAACGAGCAATGAGATCGGGAGCTTTAATAGGCTTCAAAGCAAAATCCGTAGCGCCGGCATCCAAAAATTGGTCCGCTATCTCCTGCCTTTCGTCTACGGTCAGCACTACTATAGGTACATATTGATCCATACTTCTTACCCTCTGCACTGTCTCCAAACCATCCAACACTGGCATGTGGTAGTCCACTACTACTACATCCGGGTTTTCACTGCTAAATTTTTCAACACCTTCCATGCCGTTGGCAGCAGTTATTGTTTTCCAGCCGACGTACTTAAATATTTCTTGGAGGGTAAATCTAACGCCAGCATCATCGTCAATCACCAATATTTTGGTCATTTGCGACCTCCTCCGGCAACCATATTCTCACGGTTGTTCCTTTACCCACAGTACTTTCCACTTCTACAGTTCCTTGGTGGCTCTCAACCACTCTTTTGACAAAAGCCAGGCCAAGTCCCGAACCTTCGGGACGGGTGCTGTACCCCACGGTCCAGATATCCGCCAATTTCTCGGCGGGAATACCCACCCCGTTATCTTCAACCTCAAAAGTTACACCTTGTCGCTCAGATCTAACCCTTATCCAAATTTTGCCCTCTGTAGGCGACGTAGCACGAAAAGCATTTTGGATTAAATTGTCTATAGCACGGGCTACACGAATTTTATTTATCCGTAAAACAGGTAGATTGTCATCTAATTCGAAATATACTTTTCTTCCCTCCACTTTAACCATGACATGAGCCCGGACATAATTAATCAGGTCTTCAATCTCCGCAGGCTTCCGAACTTTTTCATATAAAATCTCGGAAATCATTTCGTTTACTTTATCTACAGCATTTCCTATATGCCGACAGTAGTCTCTCACTTTTTCTTCACTAGTGGCCATCTCAACCAAAGAGGATAGGCCCTGCACCGTCATGAGAGGAGTCTTGAGGTCATGTACCAAACTGTGCATCTCGCGGAGTATTCGGGTTTCCTCTGCCTGCAAGCGCATGCGTTCCAATTCCACTTCCTGCT
This is a stretch of genomic DNA from Calderihabitans maritimus. It encodes these proteins:
- a CDS encoding response regulator; its protein translation is MTKILVIDDDAGVRFTLQEIFKYVGWKTITAANGMEGVEKFSSENPDVVVVDYHMPVLDGLETVQRVRSMDQYVPIVVLTVDERQEIADQFLDAGATDFALKPIKAPDLIARLKVNLQVGDLQRSRAKMQEDTYVTKGIRTATMNLIINYLANRKEPATLEEITKEVGLAYQTVHRYMMYMVQEGKVETECDYGKVGRPKNRYRLKINR
- a CDS encoding HAMP domain-containing sensor histidine kinase — encoded protein: MVKIVPRKRYVFLIGVVLVALGFYIPKLLVPLALSIVDLIEKSIKRVDTGLLILAAAKLVIYQSVKGLPGYLGVFLIAESIETKRGSRKYIKLILPLIIVSAMHLMVNKGVDKTDILVPLLTVIAGSLLIEQMSFKGDNIFATTIVVAQLAFGLQWLNLTPWLTNFGFGSGDLATSIQIASKFLVGDKVMNFLGFSFCIPLLVTAVITTKLLAVYMKRISDVEIRKEQEVELERMRLQAEETRILREMHSLVHDLKTPLMTVQGLSSLVEMATSEEKVRDYCRHIGNAVDKVNEMISEILYEKVRKPAEIEDLINYVRAHVMVKVEGRKVYFELDDNLPVLRINKIRVARAIDNLIQNAFRATSPTEGKIWIRVRSERQGVTFEVEDNGVGIPAEKLADIWTVGYSTRPEGSGLGLAFVKRVVESHQGTVEVESTVGKGTTVRIWLPEEVANDQNIGD